A window from Geothermobacter hydrogeniphilus encodes these proteins:
- a CDS encoding ABC transporter ATP-binding protein, producing the protein MLKVEGIHSYYADSYILQGVDLEVNRGEIVCLLGRNGAGKSTTIKSIMGYNHPRKGTIRFLGEDITNQPVFKNVRLGLGYVPEDRRIFSELTVQENFEVAFASATEIRWTIDDLFETFPLLDKFRHRKGGELSGGEQQMVAIARALACQPKMLLLDEPCEGLAPVIVEQLSEIILRLKQSFPILLAEQNAYFALEIADRGYIIDKGLIRFAGSQQELQLNEEIKKRYLSV; encoded by the coding sequence ATGCTCAAGGTTGAGGGTATCCATAGCTATTACGCAGACAGTTATATTCTCCAAGGCGTGGACCTTGAGGTAAACCGGGGGGAAATCGTCTGCCTGCTCGGGCGAAATGGCGCCGGGAAATCAACAACGATAAAAAGTATCATGGGTTACAATCACCCCCGCAAAGGGACCATACGGTTTCTGGGCGAGGATATTACCAACCAGCCCGTGTTCAAAAATGTCCGCCTTGGCTTGGGATATGTACCTGAAGATCGGCGGATTTTCTCGGAACTTACCGTTCAGGAAAATTTCGAAGTGGCCTTTGCCTCGGCCACCGAAATTCGTTGGACCATTGATGACCTTTTTGAAACTTTCCCCCTTTTGGATAAATTCCGACATCGTAAGGGGGGGGAGTTGAGCGGAGGAGAACAACAAATGGTGGCCATCGCGCGAGCCCTGGCCTGCCAACCCAAAATGTTGTTGCTCGATGAACCCTGTGAGGGACTGGCTCCTGTTATCGTCGAACAGTTGAGTGAAATCATCCTCCGATTGAAGCAATCATTTCCGATCCTGCTGGCGGAGCAGAATGCCTATTTTGCTCTGGAAATTGCAGACCGGGGATATATCATTGACAAAGGACTTATCCGATTCGCCGGTTCCCAACAGGAATTGCAATTAAATGAGGAGATCAAAAAACGCTACCTTTCGGTTTGA
- a CDS encoding AAA family ATPase, which translates to MARKMFIAATGQNIGKTTLCLSLLHLARRKYDRVGFIKPIGPKPTLVDGVIVDKDAALMAGVFDMPAHLRHISPVVVPPGMTKDIIDGRIPREMLSERLLAAFEALEKSCDFIIIEGSGHPGVGTVLGLSNAQVARMLGASVLMVTGGGIGNVIDGVAANAALFEYESVPVRAVLVNKLIAEKREQTLDYLTRAMGHNAFELFGGFNYQPILANPTLRRVVSILGLNLHGDHESLQRIIHHVQIGAASTHRVAELLKNDTLLIVTSSRDELLVTLANLYSIPEYREKIVGLVIPGKHHVDRITQLILDRSGIPYLRTTNHTTAQLYQMITDDVSKLTPEDTEKLDLLRELAELRLDFDRLDELVAG; encoded by the coding sequence ATGGCTCGAAAAATGTTCATTGCCGCGACCGGACAGAATATCGGCAAGACCACCCTCTGTCTGTCGCTGCTGCACCTGGCCCGCAGGAAGTACGATCGGGTCGGCTTCATCAAGCCCATCGGCCCCAAGCCGACCCTGGTCGATGGAGTGATTGTCGACAAGGACGCGGCCCTGATGGCCGGGGTCTTCGATATGCCGGCGCATCTGCGGCATATCTCGCCGGTGGTGGTGCCGCCCGGCATGACCAAGGACATCATCGACGGCCGGATTCCCCGGGAGATGCTCAGTGAACGGTTGCTGGCGGCCTTTGAGGCGCTGGAGAAGAGTTGCGATTTCATCATCATCGAGGGATCGGGGCACCCGGGCGTGGGCACCGTGCTGGGGCTTTCCAACGCCCAGGTGGCGCGGATGCTGGGGGCGTCAGTGCTGATGGTGACCGGCGGCGGCATCGGCAATGTGATCGACGGGGTGGCTGCCAACGCGGCCCTGTTTGAATACGAGTCGGTGCCGGTCAGGGCAGTGCTGGTCAACAAGCTGATCGCCGAGAAGCGGGAGCAGACCCTCGATTACCTGACGCGGGCCATGGGGCACAACGCCTTTGAACTGTTCGGCGGCTTCAATTATCAGCCGATCCTCGCCAATCCGACCCTGCGGCGGGTGGTCTCCATCCTCGGTCTGAATCTGCACGGTGATCACGAATCCCTGCAGCGCATCATCCACCATGTGCAGATTGGTGCCGCCTCGACCCACCGAGTGGCCGAACTGTTGAAAAATGATACCCTGCTGATTGTCACCAGCAGCCGCGACGAACTGCTGGTGACCCTGGCCAACCTCTACTCGATCCCCGAGTACCGGGAGAAGATCGTCGGACTGGTCATCCCCGGCAAGCACCACGTCGACCGGATCACCCAGCTGATCCTCGACCGCAGCGGCATCCCTTACCTGCGTACCACCAACCACACCACTGCCCAGCTCTACCAGATGATTACCGACGATGTCTCCAAGCTGACCCCGGAGGATACCGAAAAACTCGACCTGCTGCGCGAACTGGCCGAACTGCGGCTGGATTTCGATCGGCTGGACGAGCTGGTGGCGGGGTAG